CTCCATGCGGTCTAGCTAAACCTCCTATATCAGCATAATCTGTATCGTTTATCGATCTGTCTGTAGAATACACTGTTGGTCTAATTCCTAATCCATCTAAACCTTGCCCTAAAACATATGTTCCAACTCCTCTTCTATCTGTTCCTTGATCACCTGCTTTCATTGTGAGCATTAATCCAAACCAATCAGACCAACCTTCTCCCATTTGCTCAGAACCTCCAAGAACATTGGAATTTCTTCCTCCAACTAATCGCGTGGAAATACCATGTCCATATTCATGAGCTATTATAATATTATCAAAAGATCCATCTCTTCCTGGATTTGTTCTATTCCATAAAAACATTTGCATTCTTGGGTTACTTCCATCTGGTGGTGTACCAAAGTTTGCATTATTAGTTCCACTTCCATCTTGAGAATCTGCATTTACAGAATCACTTCCTGCACCACCTCTTCCATAATTATTTTCTTGAAAATTACCACTAGCTTCATCGAAACCATATTGATACCAAACATCATGCATAATGTTGTTCCAATAAAATAAATTTGTTGTAGAAGCACTTCTATATGAACTAGGAGCTTGATTCAAATTTACTGGAAAATCAAAATCTAATCCTGAACCTCCATTAGGTGAAGCTCCAGTTCCATTGTTTCCATTGGCATCTTCTTGTGCCCAAACGTTATTTCCTCTGGTAATAGTGAACTCTGCTCCATTTGCTCCATTCGTATCATGCCATCCGAAAGGAGATGCGGTTGTGTTAGCAGGATCAACAACTATACTTCTACCTCCATCATCAGGGTTAATTAAAGGCATTGGATATACATTGTAAGAATCTGGAGCAAACATCATAGAAGTTTTTGCATATGGAGCCATTACATGATTTTCTTCTTCTTTATGCTCTCTGTGTTTTAAAACGTGCGTATGATCATGATCTCCAAAGTTACATGAGATTACCCAGTTATCTTCAGTAATAATGGTATTTGATGAAACATCAACAAAACTATTCCACCAATTTTGACCTCCTTCTTCATAAAGAGTTACATTCCAACACAAATGCAATTTCCCTTTATGAGAAACATATACTTTCTTTACAGTTATAGGTTCATTATCTTGAGTATTACCTGTGTTTAAATATTTACTAAAACTATCTCCTTCTGAAGAACGACTTATCGTTTTTACTAGTCGTTGCGCAGGCTTCAAGTTATGAGCACGGATCACAGTGTTAATAGCTGCGTCTTCTCGTATTTGCCTTCCTCTATTTTGAGGAATTTTAGCAGCTAAACCAGTAATAAACTGATTCTTTTCGAAATTAATTTTACTATTAAATACCGACAAATTTGAAGTAGCATTAACAATAGGTATCCCTTTATGATACTGAGTAACATAATAATGCGTAAGTCCTTTTTTAAGTGACGAAGCTGTACTTGTTACTTTCCATTCTTTAAAATCTGAAGAATTATTTTCGCTCTTTTTTTGAAGAGATTTAAAGTGTTGATCTAAAACACTTAAATCTTTAGTTGAGTTTTGGGAGTAACTTACTTGTAATGCTAGAAATAGCACTACAACAACGTAGATTTTTTTCATTTTGTTTTAATTTTGAAAGGTTAACTTATTCTAAAAATATCAAAATCAATCCTTTAAAAATAATTTACTTTCAAAACCAACAAAAAAGACAAAACTGTTTTATTTTAACTTAATTTTTTAAAAATTTAACAAAAACAACGTTAAAAAAACATTTATTTAAAATTATTCTTTTCTCACCTGTTTTAAACTCAATAAATCAATTGGGTTTATACCTAAATTTTTCACATTCTTTCTTGAAAACCGAATTACCTCATCATAATATAATGGTATCACTGGTGATTCTTTAATTATAATGCTATCCATTTCTTGATATAAACGATAGCGATGAATAGTATTCGTTTCTTTGATTGCTAATTGATACAAAGAATCAAATGCCTGATTTTTAAAATGTGTATAATTTGGTCCATTAGGAGTGAAATTTTTACTGTAGAACAGTGATAAATAGTTTTCTGCATCAGGATAATCTGCTATCCAACTAGCTCTAAATATAGGAAGTTTACCATTGGCTTTTCCTTGTCGTAAAGTAGACGGTAAAATCACTTCTACTTTAACATCTAAACCTATATTTTGTAATTCTCGTTGAATGAATTCACATAAATCTAAATAATTACTATTTGTAGTAATTGTTATTATTACTTCTTTTTTCCCTGTAGACTTTTTAAAATCATTTACAAGTTGTTTCGCTTTTTCAGGTTGATATGTATAACCTTTAATTCCTGAAAACGATGGTAATCCTTTAGGAATAAAACCATGAATAGCTGGTTCCCCAATATTATTACGTAAAAATTTCATCATTTTTACTCTATCAAAACCATAATTAATTGCTTTTCTAATTAACCTTGATTTTGTGGGATACTCATCTGCTACATCCATGTAAACTCCTAAATACTCTGTATTTAAATATGCCCCTTTTTGCATATTTACTTTAGCTTTATATTTTTCTTGTAAAGTACCATCTGTAGCTAAAATTTCATCTTTATAAGAAGCATCTAAACTTTTCATAAAGTCAATATTCCCTTGAATAAACTGTAAAAACTCATTTTGTTTATCAGGTAAAAAAGTAACAGCTACTGCTTCTAAATACGGCAAAGAATTTCCTTCTTTATCTTTTTCAAAATATTTTTCGTTTTTTCTTAAAACTAACTTGGTATTTTCTACCCATAATTTGAATTGAAAAGGTCCTGTTCCTATAGGATTTGACCTAAAATCATTTTTAAAAAAATCTATAGCTTCCTCAGGAACTACTGAGCAATACTTCATACTTAACAAACCTAAAAAAGGTGGGAAAGGTTGTTTTAATTCTATTTTAAATATGGAATCATTTATTGCTTTTAAATTATCTACATGTTGTAAAACCCATCTACCTGGAGAAGCAACTTTTTCATCTAATAATCTACGAAATGAATACTCAAAATCTTTAGCTACTACTTTTCTTGTTTTACGATCACCAAAAAGTTTATGTTTATGAAAATAAACATCGTTTCGTAATATAAATGTATACGTTAATCCATCTTCAGTTATAGTCCAACTCTTTGCTATGTCTGGTTTTACTTTTAAACTATCATTTAATTGCACTAAACCATTAAATAACTGATGAACTCCCCATATATTAGGCTGATCTTTTGCAAAAGCCGGATCTAAAGAAGAAATATTAGAATGCTCATTATAACGAAATACTTGATCATCTTTAAACTTAGAAGATTCATTCTTACAAGATCCTAAAAACACACATAATAATAGTATAAAACTATTTCTCAAAACCATATTCTCGTTCTACTTTACATATTCGTAATTGGTATTGTTGATACCATTTTTGTCGTCCCATTTCCCTAGCATATGTATGTTCTACATTATTTTTCCATTTAGATATAGCTTCTAAACTTTTCCAATACGACACTGTAATACCAATTTCACTTCGGGCAGATTCTATACCTAAATACCCTTCTTGTTCTTTAGCTAAATTATCCATCTTCTCTGCCATTTCTTGATATCCTTCTATATTATCAGTTAATATTGTTGTGAATATTACTGCGTAATATGGTGCTGTGAAAATTTTCGCTATCATAATTTTAATTCGTATTTAGTTTCAGGTAAGCCAATGTCTTTACTAACAAATTGATGCACTGGTTTAAAATTTAATTTTTCTAAAATTTTGGCTGAGGCTATGTTTTCATTTACAACATTACCAATCAGCTTTGTCATTTTTATTTGTTTAGCATATACTATTAATCCTTCACAAATTTCATATCCAAATCCATTCCCCCAATACTCTCTAATAAATCGATATCCTATTTCATCTTCATTTTGTTCATCTTTAACTAGCGCAACTGTTCCTAAAAAATTCTTAGTTTTTTTATCTTCAATTGCATAAATCCAAAAATCATTATTCGGCAATGTATATTTAGCTATTACTTCTTTTAAATTCTGCTGAACACCTTCATAAGTATCAACTTCTCCTGTAGCATATTTTAAAACTAAAGGATCACTTTGTAATTTATAATATCCTTCTATATCTTCTAATTTTAGATATCTAACTTCTAGTCTTTCAGTTTCAAAAATCATTTTCAATATTGTACTTTTGCAATCGGTTAAATGTACAAGAATGAATGCGGAAAAAAAAGTAGCTTTTTACACATTAGGTTGTAAACTAAATTTCTCTGAAACTTCTACTATCGCTAGAAACTTTGTTAACGAAGGTTTTGAACGCGTTGAATTTGAAGAAAAAGCTGATATATATGTAATTAACACTTGCTCTGTAACAGATAATGCAGACAAGCGATTTAAGACAATTGTTAAGTCTGCACTTAAACAAAATGACGAAGCTTTTTTAATTGCTGTAGGTTGTTATGCGCAATTAAAGCCTGAAGAATTAGCAGCTGTAGATGGTGTTGACCTAGTTTTGGGTGCTACTGAAAAATTTAATGTAACTAGTTACATCAATGATTTAACAAAAAATGATGTCGGAGAAGTTCATTCATGTGAAATAGAAGATGCTGATTTTTATGTTGGTTCTTATTCAATTGGAGACAGAACTCGTGCTTTCTTAAAAGTACAAGACGGATGTGATTATAAGTGTACTTATTGTACCATTCCCTTAGCTAGAGGAATTTCTAGAAGCGATACTTTAGAAAACGTTTTAAAAAATGCTAAAGAAATTTCTGAAAGAGGAATTAAAGAAATTGTACTTACTGGAGTAAATATTGGTGACTACGGTAAGGGAGAATTCGGAAATAAAAAACACGAACACACATTTTTAGAATTAGTTCAAGCATTAGATAAAGTTGAAGGAATTCACAGATTACGCATTTCATCAATCGAACCAAACCTATTGAAAGATGAAACAATAGAATTTGTTTCTAAATCAGATACTTTTGTACCTCACTTTCATATTCCTTTACAATCTGGTAGTGATGAATTACTAAAGAAAATGAAACGTCGTTACTTACGTAAAGTATACACCAATCGTGTTGCTAAAATACGTGAAGTAATGCCACATGCTTGTATTGGTGTAGATGTAATTGTTGGTTTTCCTGGAGAAACTGATGAACTTTTCTTAGAAACATATAATTATTTATCTGAATTAGAAATTTCTTATTTACACGTATTTACCTATTCTGAAAGAGCGAATACAGAAGCTGTTGAAATGGATGGTGTAGTGCCAAAAAATGTTAGAGCCAAACGTAGTAAAATGTTACGTGGACTTTCTGTAAAAAAACGTAGAGCTTTCTACGAGAGTCAGATAGGGAATACATTATCTGTTTTATTCGAAGGTGAAAACAAAGAAGGATACATTCATGGTTTTACTGAAAACTATGTGAAAGTAAAAGCACCTTGGAACCCTGAATTAGTTAATACTATTCATAATGTAAAGCTAACGAAAATTGATGAAGACGGATTAGTTCGTTTTGATTTTGTTGATACGGAAGTTATTCATTAAATTGTTTCCACATAAAATCAAAAAACACCTCAATATAACATTATGAAAATATTTTTTCTATCTGTTTTTTTATTCGCTTTAAGTTGTGGCGCTCCGAAAGGAGATACCAATAAAACTGAATCGAATTCAGAAAAAGAGACTCACGAAGTAGCTCCACCTAGCGTTGATAAAAAAGAAATCGAAGTAAATCTTTACAATAGACAATTAGTGTTGGTTCTAAATGATCCTAAACGAGAAGATAAAACTAAGGAGTTCTTAAAAAATAGTGGTGTTCAATGGAAAAAGAAGGTTTTTGATAATGGAACGTCAAAAATTGCAGTTGTTGAAATACCAAATGACAAATATGATTTTTGGTTAAATGCTCTTGGAAATTCTAGTGAATTTAAAACGGTAAAAGTAAATGCTGAAAATGTAGTTGAAGATCTTATCAAAAAAGAAGAAAACACTTTGTTATCTATGAGAAAAACTGGGTGTTTTGGAGACTGTCCTACCTACGATATTACTATTGACAAACAAGGTATTGTTTCATATAATGGGAAACAATATGTATTACAAAAAGGTAAAAAAGAATTCCAACTAACTGAAAAAGAATTAGAAACAATAAATAACAAATTAAACAAAAAGAAATTTTCTTCTTTTAATGATGTTTACGATAATCCTAAAATAATGGATTTGGCTTCAACTCATATTTTACATGATGGTAAACAAGTTACAATTCGATTATGGAACGATGATGTTCCTGACGAATTAATTGACTTACATGAATATATAGAAGGTATTTTATTAAAAAAGAAATTCTTTGAATAAAAAACGATATGGAAAAAACTCATTTGTATTTCGTTCCAGGTTTAGCTGCAAACACGAAAATATTTGAGTACTTAGATTTACCGAAAGAAAATTTTGAAACCCATTTTTTGGAATGGATTTTGCCTTTATCTGTTGAAGAAACCATAGAGAGTTATGCTAAACGCATGTGCGAATCTATAAAGCATGATAACCCAATTTTGGTAGGCGTTTCTTTTGGAGGAGTTATGGTACAAGAAATGAGCAAACAAAAAGACTGTAAAAAGGTGATTATTATTTCTAGTATGAAAAGTAATAAAGAATTACCAACCAGATTAAAACTTGCTCAAAAAACTAAGGCTTACAAATTGTTTCCGACTAAAATAGTCGAAAACATTGAAGATTATGAACATCTGTTCTTTGGAGATTATTTAAAGAAAAGAGCAGAATTATATAAAATGTATTTATCAATCCGTAATGCAGATTATTTGGAGTGGGCAATTCATAATGTTTTGAATTGGCAGCAAGATTACGAACTAGAAGACATTGTTCATATTCATGGAAATAAAGATGAAGTATTTCCAATTAAACATATTAAAAACGCTATAGAAGTGGATAATGGTACTCACATTATGATTTTAAATAAAGCTAAAACTATTTCTAAAATTTTGGCTGAAAAATGCGAGTATTAATTTCACTTTTAATTAAAATATAAACATATTTATGCAGGTAAAATTATTACGCATCTTTTACGTCCTTTCTTTTTTAAGTATTTCTTTTTTACTATTAAATTTAAGCAATGCTAAAACAAATAATACCAAACAAATTGAATCATTAAAAGATTCAACAATAGTAAAAACAGAAAAAAACGTTAGTCATCTTTATGAAGTGAAAGCTATCAAACTTCCTAAAAAAATGGAATTTGCAGGTGAAGCTGTACCTTTAGATCAACTCGACATACAGGAACGTTTAGATCGTGAATTGTTAGTTAACACATATTGGCAATCTAATGGTCTTCTATTAATGAAAAGAGCTAATAAATTTTTTCCTTTACTTGAACCATTACTCAAAAAACATGGTTTACCTGACGATTTTAAATATTTATGCGTTGCTGAAAGTGCTTTAATTCAAGTTCCCTCATACAAAGGAGCCGCTGGTTACTGGCATTTTATGCCTAGAACTGGAAAAGAATATGGACTCGAAGTAAACAGCAATGTAGATGAGCGTTATAATTTAGAATTATCTACAAAAGTTGCTGCTGAATATTTAAAGAAAGCTAAAAATAAATTTGGTAGTTGGACATTAGCCGCAGCAGCTTATAATGCTGGGAGTGGTAGAATTTCAACCCGTTTGAAAGAACAAAAAGTAACAAGTTATTATGATCTTTTATTAAACCCTGAAACTGGGAGATATGTTTTTAGAATCCTTGCTTTAAAAGAAATCATGTCTAACCCAAAAAAATATGGTTTTTTATTCGATCAAGAAGATTTGTACACTTTTCCTGAAGTAAAAGAAATATTGGTCGACTACCCTATTCCTGATTTAGCTGACTTTGCTAAACAATATAATATTACTTATAAAGAATTAAAATTAGTGAATCCTTGGTTAAGAGAAACTAAATTAAACAACAATAGTAAAAAGGAATATATAATTAAGATTCCAACTCGTTAACATGAATTAAAAGACATCTGAAATTCAAAAAATCAGATTCAAATAACATGTCATTTTATAAAAAGACATATGTAATTGAAGTTATTTTTCATTTTAACTTTAATTACATGTGTTTTTTTGTTTCTCTACACATCGCTACACCAAAAACAATTCATAACCCTATACAAAACAACACTTTAAACCAAAAAAACTTCTTTTATATTTTATAGTTTTATATTATTTCAGCTAGAATTCCATACACCTTTTTATAAAAAGCATACCCTTTTTTGCTTTTATAAACCCAAATATCTTTTTCCTCTAAGTCCCAAATTCTACCTTTGATAAGACAAAAGAACTATGTAAATAATCCAAAAATTAGATGAAAAAAAAATTACTTCTAGTTACTATATCGTTTATGATATACATTCCTTTTTTTGCACAATGCAATACTATTGTAAATATTCCTGACCAAAATTTTAAAAATGCTTTACTAAATCATTCTCCTATTATAGATAGTAATAATGATGGAGAAATTCAGTGTTCTGAAGCAGAAAATTTAACTGGAAGAATGTCTATTTCAAATAAACGTATTTTAGATCTTACAGGAATCGAAGCCTTTGTTAATATAACTTTATTAGACTGTACAGAAAACTCTATAACTTCTTTAAATACTTCAAAAAACACAAAATTAGAATATATATGGTGTCATTTAAATAGTATAGAAACTATAGATATATCTCAAAACATTTCATTAAAAAGTCTAGAATGCTATAGTAACAAGATAACTTCTTTAGACGTCAGTAATAACATTAATCTTGAAGTATTATGGTGCTACGCTAACGAATTAAACACTTTAGATGTTAGCAAAAATATTAAATTAACAACTCTTGGTTGTGCTGATAATAACTTAACATCATTAGATCTTTCTTTTAACTCTGTACTAACACATATAGATTGTGCTAGAAATAGTCTTACAGCATTAGATATTTCTAATGGTAATAACAATAATGTAAGTTCTTTCTCTTCTATTGAGAATACTGGATTATTTTGTGTACAAATAGACGCTAATTTTACAGTGCCAAATAATAATATTTGGAATAAAGACGTTAATACAAGTTATGGTTCAAATTGTAACTGTAATGTAACTTTACCTGATCAAAACTTTAAGAATGCATTATTAAATCATTCTCCTATTATTGACATCAACAATGATGGTGAAATACAATGTTATGAAGCTGAAAATCTTACTGAAACTTTAAATATTGACAATAATTCTATAGCTGATTTATCTGGGATTGAAAGTTTTGTAAACATTACAAGACTTGAATGTGATGGTAACCAGTTACAAGCTTTAGATATGTCTCATAACACAAAATTAGAATATTTATCATGTTCTTATAATGAGTTAATCGATATTGATATTTCTAAAAACCTACAATTAAAAAGTATATCATGCTCCTCAAATCAACTGAATAGTATTGATCTGACCAATAATACTTCTTTAATCAATTTTCGTTGCTCTGATAATAACTTACAAAGTTTAGATGTATCTAATAATTTGAATTTAAATCAACTTACATTAAGTCGTAATGAATTAACAAGTATAGATGTATCTAATAATCGTAGTTTAACATCCTTATCTTGTAATAGTAATAATCTTAATTTATTAGATGTTTCACAAAATGTAAATTTATCTTCTTTAGATTATTCATTTAATAATTTACCTAATGTTGATTTAAGTCAAAATGTATGGTTATCATACCTAGACTGTTCTTCTAATGAAATTACAGCATTAGATTTAAGCAACAATTCAAGACTTAATAGATTACAAATTAGAGGAAGTAACTTAACATCTTTAGACTTATCTACAAATACTTCTTTAGAAGAAGTATGGATTTCACATAGTCCTTTGTTATTCTCTATCAACTTAGCTAATGGATTTAATAACAGTTTAAATACAATTTGGCTAGAAACAGCTAATTCAAAATTAAATTGTATTCAAATAGACAACGGTTTTACACCTCCAAATAATTGGCGAAAACCTGAAACAGCTTTTTACAGCAACGATTGTTCTTGTACGGTTGACATTCCTGATGCAAATTTCAAAAATGCACTATTAAACAACAGTGATAAAATTGACTTAAACGAAGATAGTGAAATACAATGTACTGAAGTTTTGGCTTTTAGAGGCGTCCTATTAGATCTTAGTGATAAAGGCATCTCAGATTTGACTGGAATAGAAGCTTTTAAAGATATCCAAATATTAATATGTGATAATAATGATTTAACTTATTTAGATCTTTCTCAAAACACAAAACTATCTAATATACAATGCAATAACAATAAAATCACTTCTATAAATGTTACTAACAACAAAGATTTAGTCGTATTAAATTGTATTAATAATGAGCTATTAAATTTAGATGTTTCACAAAATACCGAATTGGCTTCTCTGAGCTGTCAAGAAAATAAACTAGAAAGCTTAGATGTGAGTAATAATAGCGAATTAGATATCCTATTTTGTAATGACAATCAACTTACAAGTATAGATGTAACTAACAATCCTAAACTCTTACTTTTTCAACCTTCAAACAATCCTATAGGTGACTTAGATATTACTCAAAATCCTGCTCTTCTGCAAATAGGTTGCGTAAATAATTCTTTAACAGAGTTAAACGTAGCCAATAATCCTAATTTAAAAGTATTGAGTTGTGGAACAAATACACTAACCAATATAGATGTTTCTAACAATCCTAATTTAGAAGTTTTATGGTGTAGTAACAATTCTTTAAGCTCTATAGATGTAACCAACAACCCTTTATTAAAGCAGTTATTTTTCAAGAGTAATACGCTAAGTACAATTGATATTTCAAATAACCCAAACTTAGAAAGATTAGGTTGTGGTGATAATAATTTAACCAGTCTTGATTTATCTGACAAACTTAAATTAAATACTTTATTCTGTGATGGTAATAATTTAACTACACTAAATATAGGAAATGGCAATAACAGTAATTTTATTGATATGAGAGCAAATAATAATCCTAATT
This genomic stretch from Tenacibaculum jejuense harbors:
- a CDS encoding ABC transporter substrate-binding protein, producing MVLRNSFILLLCVFLGSCKNESSKFKDDQVFRYNEHSNISSLDPAFAKDQPNIWGVHQLFNGLVQLNDSLKVKPDIAKSWTITEDGLTYTFILRNDVYFHKHKLFGDRKTRKVVAKDFEYSFRRLLDEKVASPGRWVLQHVDNLKAINDSIFKIELKQPFPPFLGLLSMKYCSVVPEEAIDFFKNDFRSNPIGTGPFQFKLWVENTKLVLRKNEKYFEKDKEGNSLPYLEAVAVTFLPDKQNEFLQFIQGNIDFMKSLDASYKDEILATDGTLQEKYKAKVNMQKGAYLNTEYLGVYMDVADEYPTKSRLIRKAINYGFDRVKMMKFLRNNIGEPAIHGFIPKGLPSFSGIKGYTYQPEKAKQLVNDFKKSTGKKEVIITITTNSNYLDLCEFIQRELQNIGLDVKVEVILPSTLRQGKANGKLPIFRASWIADYPDAENYLSLFYSKNFTPNGPNYTHFKNQAFDSLYQLAIKETNTIHRYRLYQEMDSIIIKESPVIPLYYDEVIRFSRKNVKNLGINPIDLLSLKQVRKE
- a CDS encoding antibiotic biosynthesis monooxygenase family protein, with protein sequence MIAKIFTAPYYAVIFTTILTDNIEGYQEMAEKMDNLAKEQEGYLGIESARSEIGITVSYWKSLEAISKWKNNVEHTYAREMGRQKWYQQYQLRICKVEREYGFEK
- a CDS encoding GNAT family N-acetyltransferase, producing the protein MIFETERLEVRYLKLEDIEGYYKLQSDPLVLKYATGEVDTYEGVQQNLKEVIAKYTLPNNDFWIYAIEDKKTKNFLGTVALVKDEQNEDEIGYRFIREYWGNGFGYEICEGLIVYAKQIKMTKLIGNVVNENIASAKILEKLNFKPVHQFVSKDIGLPETKYELKL
- the mtaB gene encoding tRNA (N(6)-L-threonylcarbamoyladenosine(37)-C(2))-methylthiotransferase MtaB gives rise to the protein MNAEKKVAFYTLGCKLNFSETSTIARNFVNEGFERVEFEEKADIYVINTCSVTDNADKRFKTIVKSALKQNDEAFLIAVGCYAQLKPEELAAVDGVDLVLGATEKFNVTSYINDLTKNDVGEVHSCEIEDADFYVGSYSIGDRTRAFLKVQDGCDYKCTYCTIPLARGISRSDTLENVLKNAKEISERGIKEIVLTGVNIGDYGKGEFGNKKHEHTFLELVQALDKVEGIHRLRISSIEPNLLKDETIEFVSKSDTFVPHFHIPLQSGSDELLKKMKRRYLRKVYTNRVAKIREVMPHACIGVDVIVGFPGETDELFLETYNYLSELEISYLHVFTYSERANTEAVEMDGVVPKNVRAKRSKMLRGLSVKKRRAFYESQIGNTLSVLFEGENKEGYIHGFTENYVKVKAPWNPELVNTIHNVKLTKIDEDGLVRFDFVDTEVIH
- a CDS encoding DUF6438 domain-containing protein, which produces MKIFFLSVFLFALSCGAPKGDTNKTESNSEKETHEVAPPSVDKKEIEVNLYNRQLVLVLNDPKREDKTKEFLKNSGVQWKKKVFDNGTSKIAVVEIPNDKYDFWLNALGNSSEFKTVKVNAENVVEDLIKKEENTLLSMRKTGCFGDCPTYDITIDKQGIVSYNGKQYVLQKGKKEFQLTEKELETINNKLNKKKFSSFNDVYDNPKIMDLASTHILHDGKQVTIRLWNDDVPDELIDLHEYIEGILLKKKFFE
- a CDS encoding alpha/beta hydrolase family protein — protein: MEKTHLYFVPGLAANTKIFEYLDLPKENFETHFLEWILPLSVEETIESYAKRMCESIKHDNPILVGVSFGGVMVQEMSKQKDCKKVIIISSMKSNKELPTRLKLAQKTKAYKLFPTKIVENIEDYEHLFFGDYLKKRAELYKMYLSIRNADYLEWAIHNVLNWQQDYELEDIVHIHGNKDEVFPIKHIKNAIEVDNGTHIMILNKAKTISKILAEKCEY
- a CDS encoding lytic transglycosylase domain-containing protein, translating into MQVKLLRIFYVLSFLSISFLLLNLSNAKTNNTKQIESLKDSTIVKTEKNVSHLYEVKAIKLPKKMEFAGEAVPLDQLDIQERLDRELLVNTYWQSNGLLLMKRANKFFPLLEPLLKKHGLPDDFKYLCVAESALIQVPSYKGAAGYWHFMPRTGKEYGLEVNSNVDERYNLELSTKVAAEYLKKAKNKFGSWTLAAAAYNAGSGRISTRLKEQKVTSYYDLLLNPETGRYVFRILALKEIMSNPKKYGFLFDQEDLYTFPEVKEILVDYPIPDLADFAKQYNITYKELKLVNPWLRETKLNNNSKKEYIIKIPTR
- a CDS encoding T9SS type A sorting domain-containing protein; amino-acid sequence: MKKKLLLVTISFMIYIPFFAQCNTIVNIPDQNFKNALLNHSPIIDSNNDGEIQCSEAENLTGRMSISNKRILDLTGIEAFVNITLLDCTENSITSLNTSKNTKLEYIWCHLNSIETIDISQNISLKSLECYSNKITSLDVSNNINLEVLWCYANELNTLDVSKNIKLTTLGCADNNLTSLDLSFNSVLTHIDCARNSLTALDISNGNNNNVSSFSSIENTGLFCVQIDANFTVPNNNIWNKDVNTSYGSNCNCNVTLPDQNFKNALLNHSPIIDINNDGEIQCYEAENLTETLNIDNNSIADLSGIESFVNITRLECDGNQLQALDMSHNTKLEYLSCSYNELIDIDISKNLQLKSISCSSNQLNSIDLTNNTSLINFRCSDNNLQSLDVSNNLNLNQLTLSRNELTSIDVSNNRSLTSLSCNSNNLNLLDVSQNVNLSSLDYSFNNLPNVDLSQNVWLSYLDCSSNEITALDLSNNSRLNRLQIRGSNLTSLDLSTNTSLEEVWISHSPLLFSINLANGFNNSLNTIWLETANSKLNCIQIDNGFTPPNNWRKPETAFYSNDCSCTVDIPDANFKNALLNNSDKIDLNEDSEIQCTEVLAFRGVLLDLSDKGISDLTGIEAFKDIQILICDNNDLTYLDLSQNTKLSNIQCNNNKITSINVTNNKDLVVLNCINNELLNLDVSQNTELASLSCQENKLESLDVSNNSELDILFCNDNQLTSIDVTNNPKLLLFQPSNNPIGDLDITQNPALLQIGCVNNSLTELNVANNPNLKVLSCGTNTLTNIDVSNNPNLEVLWCSNNSLSSIDVTNNPLLKQLFFKSNTLSTIDISNNPNLERLGCGDNNLTSLDLSDKLKLNTLFCDGNNLTTLNIGNGNNSNFIDMRANNNPNLLCIQIDENFTVPGTWAKDATARYSSNCRATASVNDETIYNFNLYPNPVNNILNVKFDGKVKKVAIYNLQGKQVMHSFKSKEINISKLSNGLYVVAIETEKGKGIKRFIKQ